The DNA region AGACGAAGACTCCCGTGTTGTTGTTAATATTGCCAAGGCCTCGGAAACTATAGGATTGTTTGTACCTTTCGATACTTGGTCGAAATTTGCTCTGCCTGCAGTCGCAGAAGTGCCTCATTTCGGACATTTGCTCGTTCTtgccaatttaataaaaggatCACCGCAGGAATACGTTAGCGGTAAGTTACTTGAGATTGCCAAATTGTTGGCTGAAGATTACATTTGTTGTACCAGAAAggtaatattagtttttttaataccaaTAAATGCTGCTAAAGCAAAAGAGTTTCAGAAACAAATGCAACGTCAGCTACTTAACTGCGTGCAAGAGATCAGCAAAAAATACGAACCCGAACCAAGTTGGGAAAATACTAGCTActatttgtttaaagttaTTGTAATTCTTTTGGCTTTAAGAGATAGGGAAAACGAAGAACTGATTTCATCGGATTTATTTGAACATCTGGCTAAAGATTTGCATTTAAAAGACGATCAAGAACTATGGAATAAATATACTAGACAACTTTTGCAAGATATAAACATTGAACCGAAACTATGGACAAAAATCACGGATGAATGCTGCATCTTCCTTACAATATTAACAGAATGTCACGAAGCTTTTGGTAAAAACTTGGACTTAATCTCTGAAATTCTTTTGGGCGCTCTCAATACAGAAGCAGACGGGGAACAAAGGCTGAATACACTATTCCATTTATCTGAAGTGTTTAATGATAAggataaactttttaaaaacaccGAAAATGTTACTCCATTCCTCGAAAAACTTATAGTTGGTAAATatacaatagaaaaaaatggaattatacttattttactGTAATGTTTCAGAAATATTCGTGCCTTCGTTAGTGTGGCATGCGGGAGCAACGGCCGAGGCTATCCGAACTATGGCTGCcctatgtttaaaatatgccCTTCAACCAAGCTCAAATATCGACTTGTTCCCATCTGGTGAAGTGTTGAGAGGCGTTATGGACAAGCTACTGCCTCTTCTCTTATCATTGGTAGAAGATGCCTCATTTAGATCCAGACAATTAGCTGTTGAATGTATAGTTTTACTAAAGGAAAATGCTGTTAAGAAGAACGTTTGGAATGCTGAGGACGTTGGAAAAGTCTATCCAGGTAAATTGTAATGTTCGTGaatgttatgttatgttatgttattgTGATGCGATTGTTTCAGAGATACTGAAGAGGTTGGACGATCCTACTGAACGAGTCCGACTGACTACATTAAAATCTCTTCCTGTGTTATTGAGTAATTCccctgaaaattttaaagatgccTATTTCAGGGCACATCATGAGTTAattgtagattctttattgACTCATTTTGATGATGACGATgagattattcaaaatttagtttttggtaagtttcatttaatgaaaaatcttaaaaatacataataatttgttttagacGTACTTAAAGTTGtagcaacaataaataaagaagaattattgaaaaaagtcCAGAGACACAAACGAGTGTTGAGAAATAAAACTGGATGtgacaaaataattgaatatgcaGAAAATCTCgcttagtatttattttatgaactaTTTCTAGTCACAATTCTTGTATTaaaggttaaaaatatattacctgattaaaaatttactattttattgaacTAATATCAAtacacaacaataattaaaaaaatgattgttcAAATATACAAACACGACTTGAggaataaaattggatttaataGTTGAATATGCACAAATCTCATCTCAGAGAATTCTAAAATCACAAGTCGTtggcttttataattttgtataggaTGATTAGAAATACACTTTTGTATTGTACAGGCTTGGATATTGAAGCTACTTTTTaagtagatattttttacataaaaaaaacaaaattgttaaatgcatcacatttttattttgaaaatgaaacactttattttacaatcttgttttagatttaatttttcattgaataaatgttattCAGTTCCACAATTCTCTTGACATAACAATTTGTAAGTATACATTACTTTTCAAATGGAATGTTGaaggaataataaataataaattaaggacgtatttacatattttttctttattgaaCATCGTCGGTACAATAAAATCCCTTACAAAGAACAAGAAGCCACCTAACTACTGGCAGCAGCTGGGGCAGCCTTTTCTTCTTCCTTGACTCTGTCCTTCTTGAGTGGACCCATGAAGGCGACCTTGTCGGCCGGAGTTTGGAATCTACCGTGTCCGAATTTAGATGAGGTATCGATGAACTTGAGGTTGATCTTCTCGAGAGCGACACGTTTAGTGTGCACCAATAGGGATTTCCTCAAGGTGATAACACGCTTCTTGGGACCCATGCAACAACCCTTAATCATGATGAAATCGTTGTTCACCTCACCATAGTGGGGGAAGCCACCCATGGGAGTGATGGTCTTTTCAGACAAGTCGTACTCGGTGGAAGCGTTGTTTTTGATGACCTGTAACAACAATTCTTCTATTAGTAAATAGCTTTGATGAAATACAATAAGAGTTTTTGGTAATAAGTGTCAGTCCTATCATTTAAAATCATGGATTATTCATAATCCTTTTGGCTCTAATTGTTATCATCATTGTAATAATCTTATACAAAGCAGTTATACTATGAATTGTACTTACTTTGCCATCTTTCATGTGTACACCTTGACCGATTCTGTAGATTTTCTTGTTCATCTCGGTACGATGGTGGTAACCCTTCTGACCAGCACGGGCTACAGTGAATGATACACGGGAAGGATGCCACGCGCCAATACAAGCGACCTTGCGGAGACCCTTGTGCGTCTTGCGAGGCAATTTCTTGGTGTGCCAACGGGAAGTAACACCTATAAAAAACCAacgaaattaatatcaaacagGTCGACAAtaaaggtaaaataaaattgtagataATGTATCAGTAGGAAGGCAGCATGGAGGTTTCATCCAAGAAATTCAGATAGCACAAATCCATGTTGTTTCATcacgaaaaaatattgaatcacTGATTAATGATTTGAAAGTCGACATACCTTTGTATCCTTTACCCTTGGTGACTCCAATGCAGTCGATCATCTCGTCTTGGCCAAAAACTTCGGCGACTGGGATGGTTTTTTCCAAATGGTCACGAGCCCATTGGACTTTATCGGCTACGCTGCCACCGTTCAGTTGGATTTCCATAATGTGAGCCTTCTTCTGGCGTTGTTTCAACAACTTCATCTGAAGAATTGAatgaaaaaacataaaactacTTTTCCTTTATAAAGGCaagtaaaaaaagaaatatgtaGAACCCAACAAATCATTTTTAGATCAAGTATAAAAATTGCACATTTTATTACTCTGaggtctaaataaatattgtaatttcctCAGAATATTTACCGCATGAAATACGCCATTGCCAGGTTCTACATCTTCTACTTGACTCCTATATGAGGGTTTGTACAAAGCATGGTTTATCAAAGTGTCATCATCCAGGGACTACACAGTGAATATGGAATATGCCTGGCTCGCCTCCCGAAGGGCATATGATCTACGACACTACAGCCAGGGGCGTATTGACTACGCTTCCCATTACTGACAGCCGGAGGGTAAGCTCCAAAACTGACCGTGTCgacatcaattttaaataattacaaaggTGCACTACTAACCTGAGTATGGGCAATGATACGAACAACTTTGCAATACTTGATGATTTTCTTGAAGTCGCGTTCAATGGACTTCTTGCCCAAATCGTCGGACCATTTCTTGCTGGCCTTGGTGAAAGCCTTCTTCTTGCATCTACCCCTGTGCACAGATGAGAGTATAAAGAAACGAGTTTGTGGACAAGCTGACACAGCTTCGCCATTTTTATCTGCAAGAACAAGAGGAATCGCCTCATGTCCAGAGACAGAGGAGGCTTTATACCTCTGGCCTCACGTCAACTTAACTCATCAAAGCATGTGAATGCTTCACATTTACGAGTTTGTATCAGTGGACAGTTCTTAAAAAGTCCTCATGCAGCGATTGGAGGACTGTGCAGATCATTAGTACAcataacaaaatgtataatacaaGCACAATGATAATCTACAGGTGGAATATAACTTACCAGTTCTTGTAGAAGCGCCTGCGGCAGTCTTCGGCCAAGTGCTCGGCCCAAATGGTGGCCAAAGCGCGAAGACCATGTGGCGTTTCGATGTAACCAACAACGCCAACAACAACCATTGGTGGAGTTTCCAAAATGGTAACCGCTTCGACGATTTCCTTCTTGTTAATCTCTTTAAAAAGGAAACAATCATATAGAAGTTTATATCGACAAAAATCGAAAACACGCCAATGAAAGAATACTTACTTGAACCGGGACGGTCAGCCTCTCTGAGCACGTGGGTCATACCGGCCTTGTAGCCGATGAAGGCAGTAAGATGTACAGGTTTGGATGGGTCATCCTTGGGGAATGCCTTTACCTTACCGCGGTGTCTTTGGGATCTCTTCTTGGGGTAGAATCCCATAGACCCATGACGGGGAGCACTGAACTTACGGTGAGACTAAAATAAAGAGAAACATATTAGAAACACTGCGACGatgttaaatttgataatttttgggCATGTGAATCAGACCGCCCTAGAATGCTATCTACATGATTTGTTCAGTTAAAAAaccataaacaaattcaatCTAAATCATCAtgttaaaacgttaaatatgcttaaaaatatactaataaacttacataatattattcaaagacatctaaagtaaaaattaaaatcatttaataactACGATGGCACTGATAATTAaagatattgtaaaaaatatggtaaaattgGAGGAGTAACACTTACCATTCTGTGACTCAAAACCAAATGGCCGAGGGAAGTACGTCACGCAGGCAAGTAAACTTTTACTCCCGAAGGGGGCGCCACCTGGTGATCACTGTGTATTTGAccactttcaaaaaaatattttaataaaatactattttaatttttaaacatagttattaataatttgccaTTTCACAAATAGAATATGCATAGTTTAAGCACctagaattatttgaatatcaaCTACCAATATCCGTATCAGATACcgccaatttcaaattttgcatACTGAAACTATTTcatgcaaataaatatttatgaaaacgaTTATGagaatactaaattattggtTTACCAAATATACACTTAAAAAGGTCCCATATTCCAGGAATCCTGTAAGTTGCAAGTTAAATAGTTTACAGAGAACATTGTCTATAACCTGTCAAAATTATAACCTTAATTTATcatctgaattttttataattaaaaatgctaGTTTCAAGAACAATATTTAACACATACCGTAATTCCGTAAGACTCACAATAGCCTCTAGGTAAATGTACCAACTCAGCTccactataaattttacaaataatgcTTTTAGGTTAAGCAGCACCATATCAAAACATACTACAAAAATCACCGAGGAAGTAAT from Aethina tumida isolate Nest 87 chromosome 1, icAetTumi1.1, whole genome shotgun sequence includes:
- the LOC109596714 gene encoding dynein axonemal assembly factor 5 isoform X1, producing MNGESATLDKVTAAKKICIALQSDDRKVRKNAFIDFEKFLSDQNLDFSNQDLRDIFNETHMYTLQGFWDKTEAVRSQAIIFCKFLIVVKLPLNDYYLTYIFPVITERIGTVEIVEESEEIRLQLVELLEAIIIKYSNTVQLKPFLGECVTILAESVKDKFPSIKELSCKTIIKLAEALPKDFHLQAATLVKPILTCFTHQRYRVRVKAIKAIGEVILHTDYKQLDVVLQPLAEKLFDQIPIVRRTVAEVAANWLMVYRDRYSFFAKIMPLLLTGLNDEVEETRIQAHELWEKVGLQYMEENEKDFKDQLDFVTELPKYYPANCKRPNLGCRSLIQRNVGKIAPALSKELMSWNEDIRFRCSQLLCSITLLAEDGLTMYLQDLLPAMYSSARDEDSRVVVNIAKASETIGLFVPFDTWSKFALPAVAEVPHFGHLLVLANLIKGSPQEYVSGKLLEIAKLLAEDYICCTRKVILVFLIPINAAKAKEFQKQMQRQLLNCVQEISKKYEPEPSWENTSYYLFKVIVILLALRDRENEELISSDLFEHLAKDLHLKDDQELWNKYTRQLLQDINIEPKLWTKITDECCIFLTILTECHEAFGKNLDLISEILLGALNTEADGEQRLNTLFHLSEVFNDKDKLFKNTENVTPFLEKLIVEIFVPSLVWHAGATAEAIRTMAALCLKYALQPSSNIDLFPSGEVLRGVMDKLLPLLLSLVEDASFRSRQLAVECIVLLKENAVKKNVWNAEDVGKVYPEILKRLDDPTERVRLTTLKSLPVLLSNSPENFKDAYFRAHHELIVDSLLTHFDDDDEIIQNLVFDVLKVVATINKEELLKKVQRHKRVLRNKTGCDKIIEYAENLA
- the LOC109596714 gene encoding dynein axonemal assembly factor 5 isoform X2 yields the protein MNGESATLDKVTAAKKICIALQSDDRKVRKNAFIDFEKFLSDQNLDFSNQDLRDIFNETHMYTLQGFWDKTEAVRSQAIIFCKFLIVVKLPLNDYYLTYIFPVITERIGTVEIVEESEEIRLQLVELLEAIIIKYSNTVQLKPFLGECVTILAESVKDKFPSIKELSCKTIIKLAEALPKDFHLQAATLVKPILTCFTHQRYRVRVKAIKAIGEVILHTDYKQLDVVLQPLAEKLFDQIPIVRRTVAEVAANWLMVYRDRYSFFAKIMPLLLTGLNDEVEETRIQAHELWEKVGLQYMEENEKDFKDQLDFVTELPKYYPANCKRPNLGCRSLIQRNVGKIAPALSKELMSWNEDIRFRCSQLLCSITLLAEDGLTMYLQDLLPAMYSSARDEDSRVVVNIAKASETIGLFVPFDTWSKFALPAVAEVPHFGHLLVLANLIKGSPQEYVSGKLLEIAKLLAEDYICCTRKKQMQRQLLNCVQEISKKYEPEPSWENTSYYLFKVIVILLALRDRENEELISSDLFEHLAKDLHLKDDQELWNKYTRQLLQDINIEPKLWTKITDECCIFLTILTECHEAFGKNLDLISEILLGALNTEADGEQRLNTLFHLSEVFNDKDKLFKNTENVTPFLEKLIVEIFVPSLVWHAGATAEAIRTMAALCLKYALQPSSNIDLFPSGEVLRGVMDKLLPLLLSLVEDASFRSRQLAVECIVLLKENAVKKNVWNAEDVGKVYPEILKRLDDPTERVRLTTLKSLPVLLSNSPENFKDAYFRAHHELIVDSLLTHFDDDDEIIQNLVFDVLKVVATINKEELLKKVQRHKRVLRNKTGCDKIIEYAENLA
- the LOC109596715 gene encoding 60S ribosomal protein L3 produces the protein MSHRKFSAPRHGSMGFYPKKRSQRHRGKVKAFPKDDPSKPVHLTAFIGYKAGMTHVLREADRPGSKINKKEIVEAVTILETPPMVVVGVVGYIETPHGLRALATIWAEHLAEDCRRRFYKNWGRCKKKAFTKASKKWSDDLGKKSIERDFKKIIKYCKVVRIIAHTQMKLLKQRQKKAHIMEIQLNGGSVADKVQWARDHLEKTIPVAEVFGQDEMIDCIGVTKGKGYKGVTSRWHTKKLPRKTHKGLRKVACIGAWHPSRVSFTVARAGQKGYHHRTEMNKKIYRIGQGVHMKDGKVIKNNASTEYDLSEKTITPMGGFPHYGEVNNDFIMIKGCCMGPKKRVITLRKSLLVHTKRVALEKINLKFIDTSSKFGHGRFQTPADKVAFMGPLKKDRVKEEEKAAPAAASS